In the Streptomyces formicae genome, one interval contains:
- a CDS encoding GNAT family N-acetyltransferase, with protein MNPPDRTVRPATLDDAAAICALLNEVDLLEIGRADTELAEVRADLKHPDADLERNSWLLFDGERLVGYALLWDESGGERIDADHYVLPGELPGALHLFDLLEAQAARRAAANGARRAVVHLHLNTAPTIDLDALRERGWRTVRRYHVLARALSTAADPLPEPPPGVTLRPCLAEEDRRIAHALLQESMTDHFDFTARTYEQWLDDTDGARADWSLVWVAHVEGIGDAAVLRTHDDRPSMGWISNIAVLSKARRRGLGGHLLRHAFGHYAALGRDRIGLGVDTDNSSGAPGLYARHGMGVDYAVDTWELIRRA; from the coding sequence ATGAATCCGCCCGACCGCACCGTGCGCCCGGCGACGCTCGACGACGCGGCGGCGATCTGCGCCCTGCTCAACGAGGTCGACCTCCTGGAAATAGGCCGCGCAGACACCGAACTGGCCGAAGTCCGCGCGGACTTGAAGCATCCGGACGCGGACCTGGAGCGCAACTCCTGGCTGCTCTTCGACGGGGAACGCCTCGTCGGGTACGCCCTGCTGTGGGACGAGTCGGGCGGCGAGCGCATCGACGCCGACCACTACGTGCTGCCCGGCGAACTCCCCGGCGCCCTGCACCTGTTCGACCTCCTGGAGGCCCAGGCGGCGCGGCGCGCGGCGGCCAACGGGGCGCGGCGAGCGGTGGTGCACCTGCACCTGAACACCGCCCCCACCATCGACCTGGACGCGCTGCGCGAGCGAGGCTGGCGCACGGTGCGCCGCTACCACGTGCTGGCCCGCGCGCTCTCCACCGCCGCCGACCCGCTGCCGGAACCGCCGCCCGGCGTCACGCTGCGCCCCTGCCTCGCCGAAGAGGACCGCCGCATCGCCCACGCGCTGCTCCAGGAGTCCATGACCGACCACTTCGACTTCACGGCGCGCACGTACGAGCAGTGGCTCGACGACACCGACGGCGCCCGGGCCGACTGGTCCCTCGTCTGGGTCGCGCACGTCGAGGGCATCGGCGATGCCGCGGTCCTGCGCACCCACGACGATCGCCCTTCGATGGGCTGGATCAGCAACATCGCCGTACTGAGCAAGGCCCGCCGCAGGGGCCTCGGCGGTCATCTGCTGCGCCACGCCTTCGGGCACTACGCGGCGCTCGGCCGCGACCGGATCGGCCTCGGCGTGGACACGGACAACAGCAGCGGCGCGCCCGGTCTGTACGCGCGGCACGGGATGGGCGTGGACTACGCGGTGGACACCTGGGAGTTGATCCGC
- a CDS encoding DeoR/GlpR family DNA-binding transcription regulator, whose product MSKRERWNALLELLAAEGRLDVEEAAGTLEVSSATIRRDLDELAEQQMLVRTRGGAIAHGVSYELPLRYKSSRRAPEKQRIAAAVADLVGDREVVGLNGGTTTTEVARVLALRFGGGPREDGEAAASAPALTVVTNALNIAAELAVRPQIKTVSTGGVARPTTYELVGPLTSGVLNEVVLDAAVLGVDGVDAQLGVMAHHEDEAGVSRRLAERANRVIVATDSSKLGRRAFARICGLERVDILVTDVNVSAETSAALADAGVKVIAV is encoded by the coding sequence ATGTCCAAACGCGAGCGCTGGAACGCGCTCCTCGAACTGCTGGCCGCCGAGGGCCGCCTCGACGTGGAGGAGGCCGCGGGCACGCTGGAGGTCTCCAGCGCCACCATCCGCAGGGACCTCGACGAGCTCGCCGAACAGCAGATGCTGGTCCGCACGCGCGGCGGCGCGATCGCCCACGGCGTCTCCTACGAACTGCCCCTGCGCTACAAGTCGTCCCGGCGCGCCCCCGAGAAGCAGCGCATCGCCGCCGCCGTCGCCGATCTGGTCGGCGACCGCGAGGTGGTGGGCCTGAACGGCGGCACGACGACCACCGAGGTCGCCCGGGTCCTCGCGCTGCGCTTCGGCGGCGGGCCCCGCGAGGACGGCGAGGCGGCCGCGTCGGCACCCGCGCTCACCGTCGTGACCAACGCCCTGAACATCGCGGCCGAGCTCGCCGTCCGCCCGCAGATCAAGACCGTGTCCACCGGGGGTGTGGCACGCCCGACGACGTACGAGCTCGTCGGCCCGCTGACCAGCGGCGTACTCAACGAAGTCGTGCTCGACGCCGCCGTCCTCGGGGTGGACGGCGTGGACGCGCAGCTCGGCGTCATGGCCCACCACGAGGACGAGGCCGGGGTGAGCAGGCGCCTCGCCGAGCGGGCGAACCGCGTCATCGTGGCGACCGACTCCAGCAAGCTCGGCAGGCGCGCCTTCGCCAGGATCTGCGGCCTGGAGCGGGTCGACATCCTGGTGACCGACGTCAACGTCTCCGCAGAGACCTCGGCCGCGCTGGCCGACGCGGGGGTCAAGGTGATCGCGGTCTGA
- a CDS encoding SIS domain-containing protein has product MSAPDACRTTLEIDSQPETWRRVTDSVGGFAAALPRRGERVAVVGCGTSWFMALAYAQLRESGGHGETDAFAASEFPTGRTYDRVLAITRSGTTTEVLDLLASVKGTVPTAAITADPKTEVMELADAVAVLDFADEESVVQTRFATTVIALLRAHLEAEGALPDGVLPMDRAIADAERAVATPLAPEVCAAEQFTFLGTGWTYGLALEAGLKMREAAGAWTESYPAMEYRHGPISITGPGRVAWLFGAAPQGLADDVDRVGGTFVAASGDAADALDPLADLILAQRLAVVIAQGRGYDPDRPRNLTRSVVLDHGQD; this is encoded by the coding sequence ATGTCCGCCCCTGACGCCTGCCGTACGACGCTGGAGATCGATTCCCAACCGGAGACCTGGCGCCGGGTCACCGATTCGGTCGGCGGATTCGCCGCCGCACTGCCCCGGCGCGGCGAGCGCGTGGCCGTCGTCGGCTGCGGCACCTCCTGGTTCATGGCCCTCGCCTACGCCCAGCTGCGCGAGAGCGGCGGACACGGCGAGACGGACGCCTTCGCCGCCTCCGAGTTCCCCACCGGGCGTACGTACGACCGCGTCCTGGCGATCACCAGGTCCGGGACCACCACCGAGGTGCTCGACCTGCTCGCCTCGGTGAAGGGCACCGTGCCCACCGCGGCGATCACCGCGGACCCGAAGACCGAGGTCATGGAACTCGCCGACGCGGTGGCCGTCCTGGACTTCGCCGACGAGGAGTCGGTGGTCCAGACGCGCTTCGCCACCACCGTCATCGCGCTGCTGCGCGCCCACCTGGAGGCGGAGGGCGCACTGCCGGACGGAGTGCTTCCGATGGACCGGGCGATCGCGGACGCCGAGCGCGCCGTCGCCACGCCGCTGGCCCCCGAGGTATGCGCCGCCGAGCAGTTCACCTTCCTCGGCACCGGCTGGACCTACGGGCTCGCCCTGGAGGCCGGGCTCAAGATGCGCGAGGCCGCGGGCGCCTGGACCGAGTCGTACCCGGCGATGGAGTACCGGCACGGGCCCATCAGCATCACCGGACCCGGCCGGGTGGCCTGGCTGTTCGGCGCGGCGCCGCAGGGCCTCGCCGACGACGTCGACCGGGTCGGAGGCACCTTCGTCGCGGCGTCCGGTGACGCCGCCGACGCCCTGGACCCGCTGGCCGACCTGATCCTCGCCCAGCGCCTCGCCGTGGTGATCGCGCAGGGCCGCGGCTACGACCCGGACCGCCCGCGCAACCTCACCCGGTCCGTGGTCCTCGACCACGGCCAGGACTGA
- a CDS encoding class II fructose-bisphosphate aldolase, translated as MPLSPTGDITGAAHARRSGVGAFNVVQIEHAEAIVAGAERAGLPVVLQISENTARYHGGLAPVGLASLSLARAARVPVAVHLDHAESAELVREAVELGFTSVMFDASKLPYEENVAATRAITEFCHRSDVWVEAELGEVGGKDGAHAPGVRTDPAEARAFTGATGVDALAVAVGSSHAMLTRDAVLDFALIERLRAAIGVPLVLHGSSGVGDSDLAKAVAAGMTKVNISTHLNKLFTRTVREQLAAQPEVADPRKYLGPARTAVEFEVARLIGVLHRD; from the coding sequence ATGCCCCTGTCCCCCACCGGCGACATCACCGGCGCCGCCCACGCGCGGCGATCCGGTGTCGGCGCCTTCAACGTCGTACAGATCGAGCACGCCGAAGCGATCGTGGCGGGCGCCGAGCGCGCCGGGCTGCCCGTCGTGCTCCAGATCAGCGAGAACACCGCCCGCTACCACGGCGGGCTCGCGCCCGTCGGACTCGCCTCGCTCTCGCTCGCCCGTGCCGCGCGCGTCCCCGTGGCCGTCCACCTCGATCACGCCGAGTCGGCCGAGCTGGTCCGCGAGGCCGTCGAACTCGGCTTCACCTCGGTGATGTTCGACGCGTCCAAGCTGCCGTACGAGGAGAACGTGGCGGCCACCCGGGCGATCACCGAGTTCTGCCACCGCTCCGACGTCTGGGTGGAGGCGGAGCTCGGCGAGGTCGGCGGCAAGGACGGGGCGCACGCCCCCGGGGTGCGCACGGACCCCGCCGAGGCCCGCGCGTTCACCGGGGCGACCGGCGTGGACGCACTCGCCGTCGCCGTGGGCAGCTCGCACGCCATGCTCACCCGGGACGCCGTGCTCGACTTCGCGCTCATCGAGCGGCTGCGGGCGGCGATCGGCGTGCCGCTGGTGCTGCACGGCTCGTCGGGCGTCGGCGACAGCGACCTGGCCAAGGCGGTCGCGGCCGGGATGACCAAGGTGAACATATCCACGCACCTCAACAAGCTGTTCACGCGGACGGTGCGCGAACAGCTGGCCGCGCAACCGGAGGTGGCGGACCCGCGCAAGTACCTGGGCCCGGCCCGTACCGCCGTGGAGTTCGAGGTGGCACGACTCATCGGCGTACTGCACCGGGACTGA
- a CDS encoding carbohydrate ABC transporter permease: protein MSAAVTRANSTAGVKAGARRDTTAASRGVVLAVLLISTAYFLFPLWWLLVSVTKPFGRQFSGSGLWFDGFGLFDNLSRLTAQNDGIFWRWMLNSVLYCGVGALVGTLLSAMAGYLLAKYEFRGKGLLFGTVLAAVLVPKILFTLPLYLMFSGVGLINNPLAVLLPSVVSPFGVYLARIFAAQSVPDEVIEAGRLDGAGEFRIFRTIGVPMMLPALVTIFLFQFVDIWNNYLLPAMVLGDDELQPVTVGLVGWNASHGVAVPAPLVVIGSLISVIPLIIAFVVLQRFWRAGMTAGAVK, encoded by the coding sequence ATGAGTGCCGCCGTGACGCGAGCGAACTCCACGGCAGGGGTGAAGGCCGGGGCGAGACGCGACACGACCGCCGCGAGCCGTGGCGTCGTCCTGGCCGTCCTGCTGATCTCCACCGCCTACTTCCTCTTCCCGCTGTGGTGGCTCCTGGTCTCGGTCACCAAGCCGTTCGGACGGCAGTTCAGCGGGAGCGGCCTGTGGTTCGACGGGTTCGGGCTCTTCGACAACCTCAGCAGGCTGACCGCGCAGAACGACGGCATCTTCTGGCGCTGGATGCTCAACAGCGTGCTGTACTGCGGTGTCGGCGCGCTGGTCGGCACCCTGCTCTCCGCGATGGCGGGCTACCTCCTCGCGAAGTACGAATTCCGGGGCAAGGGGCTGCTGTTCGGCACGGTGCTCGCCGCCGTACTCGTACCGAAGATCCTCTTCACGCTCCCGCTGTACCTGATGTTCTCCGGGGTCGGCCTGATCAACAATCCGCTCGCCGTGCTGCTGCCCAGCGTCGTCAGCCCGTTCGGCGTCTATCTGGCGCGCATCTTCGCGGCCCAGTCGGTGCCGGACGAGGTGATCGAGGCGGGCAGGCTCGACGGGGCGGGGGAGTTCAGGATCTTCCGGACCATCGGCGTGCCGATGATGCTGCCCGCGCTCGTGACGATCTTCCTCTTCCAGTTCGTCGACATCTGGAACAACTACCTGCTGCCCGCCATGGTGCTCGGCGACGACGAACTCCAGCCGGTCACCGTCGGCCTGGTCGGCTGGAACGCCAGCCACGGCGTCGCCGTCCCCGCGCCGCTGGTGGTCATCGGCTCGCTGATCTCCGTCATTCCGCTGATCATCGCCTTCGTCGTGCTCCAGCGCTTCTGGCGGGCGGGGATGACCGCGGGGGCGGTCAAGTAA
- a CDS encoding carbohydrate ABC transporter permease: MTTTLSAAEPAAPPCQNPGPARRGRRQTALSRRTLLLFGGPFVVLFAAMYIAPIVYATVSSFYVVKRSGLGLAAPTEEFDPLHNFAQAFGDHDFLAGLGRVGLFAVVQVPLMLGVALGLALLIDSKSARGKGLFRLGAFLPYAIPGVSAALVWSFMYSADSSPINHLLEPLGIQIPFFSSGSVLWSVANIVTWSWTGYNMIIIYSALQTIPGEVLEAARMDGASALRIAWSIKIPAVRSSLVLTAVFSIIGSAQLFNEPAVLQPISSGSISSTFTPIMSAQAAVAAGNYHYAAAQSVILAVAVGVLSFVFFKLTNRSENA; this comes from the coding sequence GTGACGACAACACTCAGCGCGGCGGAGCCCGCCGCGCCACCGTGCCAGAACCCCGGGCCCGCGCGGCGCGGACGGCGTCAGACGGCGCTCAGCAGGCGCACGCTGCTGCTCTTCGGCGGCCCTTTCGTGGTCCTCTTCGCGGCGATGTACATCGCGCCCATCGTGTACGCGACGGTGAGCAGCTTCTACGTCGTCAAGCGCTCCGGGCTCGGACTCGCCGCGCCCACCGAGGAGTTCGACCCGCTGCACAACTTCGCGCAGGCCTTCGGCGACCACGACTTCCTCGCCGGGCTCGGCCGGGTCGGGCTCTTCGCCGTCGTCCAGGTGCCCCTGATGCTGGGCGTCGCCCTCGGGCTCGCGCTGCTCATCGACTCCAAGTCCGCGCGCGGCAAGGGCCTGTTCCGCCTCGGCGCGTTCCTGCCCTACGCGATCCCCGGCGTCAGCGCGGCGCTCGTGTGGTCGTTCATGTACTCCGCCGACTCCAGCCCCATCAACCACCTGCTCGAACCGCTCGGCATCCAGATCCCGTTCTTCTCCAGCGGCTCGGTCCTGTGGTCCGTGGCGAACATCGTCACGTGGAGCTGGACCGGCTACAACATGATCATCATCTACAGTGCGCTCCAGACGATCCCCGGCGAGGTCCTGGAGGCCGCGCGGATGGACGGCGCGTCCGCCCTGCGGATCGCCTGGAGCATCAAGATCCCGGCCGTGCGCAGCTCACTGGTGCTCACCGCGGTGTTCTCCATCATCGGCTCCGCGCAGCTGTTCAACGAGCCGGCGGTGCTGCAACCCATCTCCAGCGGATCCATCTCCTCGACGTTCACGCCGATCATGTCCGCGCAGGCCGCGGTCGCGGCGGGCAACTACCACTACGCGGCGGCCCAGTCGGTGATCCTCGCCGTCGCCGTCGGCGTGCTGTCCTTCGTCTTCTTCAAGCTGACCAACCGGAGTGAGAACGCATGA
- a CDS encoding ABC transporter substrate-binding protein, with the protein MQKTRLRTAGVVGALALTLVLSGCSSSDADSAGGGGGSATMKFWGWSPGYADAVKAFNKAHPDIKVEYQEVQPGAKGGYQKMLNAVQADNAPCLAQVGYETLPSFAAQGALQDVAKYAEGDKGDFQKAAWNSVSLGGAVYGAPVDTGPMALFYNKKVYDELDLKAPKTWDEYAKQAKKIHASDPKRYISSPYLNYDYAGLSWQAGASWFGIKGDAWQVDLASAKGKKVADYWQGLADDGLISKAPMYDQAWYSGLGSGNIATVVGAVWQAGVIKGGAKDGSGDWAVAPMPQWADGDTSVGNAGGSATAVLKGCESTEAAWTFAHWLSTDRKAYGGLVDKASLYPAAPALLDLPQLKAKDPYFGGQKIYDVFAAAAPKVSSDWTWGPVMTKTSADLDDALSKAWAGKGTIADALRGTQDKTVSELKNQGLTVAD; encoded by the coding sequence GTGCAGAAGACGCGTCTGCGTACGGCGGGAGTCGTCGGAGCGCTCGCACTGACGTTGGTGCTCAGCGGATGCTCGTCGTCCGATGCGGACTCGGCGGGCGGTGGCGGCGGGTCCGCCACCATGAAGTTCTGGGGCTGGTCGCCGGGGTACGCGGACGCGGTCAAGGCGTTCAACAAGGCGCACCCCGACATCAAGGTCGAGTACCAGGAGGTGCAGCCCGGCGCCAAGGGCGGCTACCAGAAGATGCTCAACGCGGTGCAGGCCGACAACGCGCCGTGCCTGGCCCAGGTCGGCTACGAGACGCTGCCGAGCTTCGCCGCGCAAGGAGCCCTCCAGGACGTCGCCAAGTACGCCGAAGGGGACAAGGGCGACTTCCAGAAGGCGGCATGGAACTCGGTCTCGCTGGGCGGCGCCGTCTACGGAGCCCCCGTCGACACCGGACCGATGGCCCTCTTCTACAACAAGAAGGTCTACGACGAGCTGGACCTGAAGGCCCCGAAGACCTGGGACGAGTACGCGAAGCAGGCCAAGAAGATCCACGCGTCCGACCCCAAGCGCTACATCTCCTCGCCCTATCTGAACTACGACTACGCGGGCCTGTCCTGGCAGGCGGGCGCCAGCTGGTTCGGGATCAAGGGCGACGCCTGGCAGGTCGACCTCGCGTCCGCCAAGGGCAAGAAGGTCGCCGACTACTGGCAGGGCCTCGCCGACGACGGCCTGATCAGCAAGGCGCCCATGTACGACCAGGCGTGGTACAGCGGTCTTGGCAGCGGTAACATCGCCACCGTCGTCGGCGCCGTCTGGCAGGCCGGAGTCATCAAGGGCGGGGCGAAGGACGGCTCGGGCGACTGGGCCGTGGCGCCCATGCCGCAGTGGGCCGACGGTGACACCTCGGTCGGCAACGCGGGCGGTTCTGCCACCGCCGTACTCAAGGGCTGCGAGTCCACCGAGGCCGCCTGGACCTTCGCCCACTGGCTGAGCACCGACCGCAAGGCGTACGGCGGCCTGGTCGACAAGGCGTCGCTCTACCCGGCCGCGCCCGCCCTGCTCGACCTGCCCCAACTGAAGGCCAAGGACCCCTACTTCGGCGGCCAGAAGATCTACGACGTCTTCGCCGCCGCGGCGCCGAAGGTCAGCTCCGACTGGACCTGGGGCCCCGTCATGACCAAGACGTCCGCGGACCTGGACGACGCGCTGAGCAAGGCATGGGCCGGAAAGGGAACCATCGCGGACGCGCTGCGCGGCACCCAGGACAAGACGGTGAGTGAACTCAAGAACCAGGGCCTGACGGTGGCCGACTAG